CAGTTCTTGATTTATTTTATCGAGATCCTAAAAGTTCATTAAGTGCAAAGGTAGTCGTAGCTGAAGGAATGGCTACCGATATCCTGCGATTAAATGTCGAAGAAGGAAAAATCAGTTCCTACCTATTCGATTTACTAAAGAGCCAGGAACTCACCTCTCTCATACCAGAAGAAAATATTCAATCAATTTGTGCGGAGATGTTTGATCCAGGAGAGGATTTTACCTTACCCTTCCTGCGCGCTAATGATGATGGAAAAACAGCGAGTGCACTGGGAGTTGCATTGTTTAACGGTAAAAAATTCTCGGGACACGTCCTTACTGGGGACGAGGCGGTCATTTTCCTATTGCTGGATGGCAATGCGGGTAAGTCTCCAAAGTTCACAAAAAGAATAGCAAAAAGTGACAGCGAAAATTTCATGCCCCAAAATTTTGTCTCTTTTAACGTAAAAAAAGCAAATGAGCGATTAGAGGTGAAGGTAGAAAACCAAAGGGTAATCGCTAATATAAATTTAAGCCTTAAAATTGAAATTACCGATTATCCAAGGAACCAGCTCTACAAAAAACAGGAAGTTGCAAAATTGAACAAGAAACTGTCTGAGATGCTGACCAATGATGCTGTAGCAGCGATTAAAGTTCTTCAGGAAGCAAACAGCGACAGCTTTGGAATTGGAAGAAGGCTCATCGCACATTACCCGGACTATTGGAAGCAGGTGGATTGGAAAAGAGAATATCCCAACATTGCAATCACCCCTCATGTCGAGTTGGAAATCATCGGTCATGGCATCATTGAGTAAGGCACTTCTCGTAACTTCTTTGATCCAAAAGCACGAGTATTATTCATCTAGATACCTTTATTAATGCGGACTAGAAGGCAACAATCAATGCGAAAACAGCCTTAAGTAAACATCTTTCCCAACATTTTAATACACGCCAATTAAATGGTTCAGGAGCAATATTCATAAACGAAGACTGACGGCCTAAAGGAAAAAACTAAAAACACTCTACGTAATTCGTCATTTCTATCGACGAATTACGTAGAGTGTTTTTTATATAACTGCTATATTTCTCGTTCCTCTCTTGCTGGCTGTCCTAAGGAAAAGATCTCCCATGACACTCCAGCAGCAAAAAGGCATCCAATTAAAATGGCTAGTGCTCCGTACAGAGGATCAGTCACCTTTGAAAAAATCAGTTGGGCATAGAAGTAAAATCCTGCTCCGATGGCTAGAATGAGTAAGGTATTCAAAAAGTATCGGTACATTTTTTTCCCTCCTGAAACCTAATATTATTTTAAA
This window of the Mesobacillus jeotgali genome carries:
- a CDS encoding Ger(x)C family spore germination protein; its protein translation is MIRFLKRGLPAIVAMLLLSACWDQHLLKDVKLYMAASFDLTPDGKILDELSAPTITKNPDGGPVQGHTIASGIGHTPREARGDIDSKIDKVFDASKLRVLIIGNELAKQDIYSVLDLFYRDPKSSLSAKVVVAEGMATDILRLNVEEGKISSYLFDLLKSQELTSLIPEENIQSICAEMFDPGEDFTLPFLRANDDGKTASALGVALFNGKKFSGHVLTGDEAVIFLLLDGNAGKSPKFTKRIAKSDSENFMPQNFVSFNVKKANERLEVKVENQRVIANINLSLKIEITDYPRNQLYKKQEVAKLNKKLSEMLTNDAVAAIKVLQEANSDSFGIGRRLIAHYPDYWKQVDWKREYPNIAITPHVELEIIGHGIIE